A window of Hyphomicrobiaceae bacterium contains these coding sequences:
- the trbB gene encoding P-type conjugative transfer ATPase TrbB yields the protein MAIHSIQSEAMSRGARMLRTAFGPAIARFLEDPVVVEVMLNPDGRLWIDRLSSGLADTGETVSASDGERIVRLVAHHVGTEVHAGAPRVSAELPETGERFEGLLPPVVAAPAFAIRKPAVAVFTLDDYVAAGIMTSGQASALKGAVEARKNILVAGGTSSGKTTLTNALLAEVAKTSDRVVLIEDTRELQCKAPNLVALRTRDGVVSLSDLVRSSLRLRPDRIPIGEVRGAEALDLLKAWGTGHPGGIGTIHAGTALGALRRLEQLIQEAVVTVPRALIAETINVIAVLSGRGAERRLTELADVTGLGTSGDYSLTAMGDQS from the coding sequence GTGGCAATCCATTCCATTCAATCGGAGGCAATGTCGCGCGGCGCGCGCATGCTACGCACGGCGTTCGGTCCTGCGATCGCGCGCTTCCTGGAAGATCCTGTTGTCGTTGAGGTCATGCTCAACCCTGATGGGCGGTTGTGGATCGACCGGCTGTCGAGTGGTTTGGCGGATACCGGAGAAACGGTGTCTGCCTCGGACGGAGAGCGGATCGTTCGGTTGGTTGCGCACCACGTGGGCACCGAAGTCCACGCCGGCGCCCCACGTGTCTCGGCCGAGTTGCCTGAGACGGGGGAGCGCTTTGAGGGACTGTTGCCGCCGGTGGTTGCGGCACCAGCCTTTGCAATCCGGAAACCAGCGGTCGCCGTGTTCACGCTGGACGATTACGTCGCCGCCGGAATCATGACTTCGGGCCAGGCCAGCGCTTTGAAAGGTGCGGTCGAAGCACGCAAGAATATTCTTGTGGCAGGCGGCACCTCCAGCGGCAAGACGACGCTGACCAACGCACTCCTGGCGGAAGTTGCCAAGACCTCGGATCGTGTCGTTCTGATCGAGGACACGCGGGAGCTTCAGTGCAAGGCGCCAAATCTTGTCGCGCTTCGCACCAGGGACGGCGTGGTCTCGCTATCGGATCTCGTGCGGTCATCGCTTCGCCTGCGGCCTGACCGCATCCCGATCGGAGAGGTGCGCGGCGCCGAGGCGCTCGACCTGCTCAAGGCCTGGGGCACCGGCCATCCCGGCGGAATCGGCACCATTCATGCCGGTACCGCGCTAGGCGCGCTGCGCCGGCTCGAGCAGCTGATCCAGGAAGCGGTCGTCACCGTGCCGCGGGCCCTGATCGCGGAAACCATCAATGTCATTGCCGTCCTGTCCGGTCGCGGTGCCGAGCGCCGTCTAACCGAACTTGCTGATGTCACAGGACTCGGAACTTCAGGCGACTACAGCCTGACAGCAATGGGGGACCAATCATGA
- a CDS encoding TrbC/VirB2 family protein, whose product MAAAACLSVGPALAAGSNMPWEQPLNQILQSVEGPVAKIIAVIIIIVTGLSLAFGDTSGGFRRLIQIVFGLSIAFAASSFFLSFFSFGGGVTI is encoded by the coding sequence ATGGCCGCGGCCGCCTGTTTGAGCGTAGGTCCAGCCTTGGCTGCCGGCTCCAACATGCCATGGGAGCAGCCGCTCAACCAGATCCTTCAATCGGTCGAAGGACCGGTCGCCAAGATCATCGCTGTCATCATCATCATCGTCACCGGCCTATCGCTCGCGTTCGGCGACACTTCGGGTGGCTTCCGCAGGCTCATCCAGATCGTGTTTGGCCTATCGATCGCGTTTGCCGCGTCGAGCTTCTTTCTGTCGTTTTTCTCGTTCGGCGGCGGAGTGACGATCTGA
- a CDS encoding VirB3 family type IV secretion system protein: protein MDGEIPGFVTPVHRALTEPILMGGAPRSIAILNGTLAAALGIGLRLWVAGLLLWFVGHMVAVWAAKRDPDFVEVIRRHLRIPGHLNT, encoded by the coding sequence ATGGACGGTGAGATCCCAGGTTTCGTCACGCCGGTACATCGCGCGTTGACCGAGCCGATCCTGATGGGCGGTGCTCCACGTTCCATCGCCATCCTTAACGGCACGCTCGCAGCTGCCCTCGGCATCGGCCTGCGCCTTTGGGTCGCCGGCCTCCTGCTTTGGTTCGTTGGCCACATGGTCGCCGTCTGGGCCGCCAAGCGCGACCCTGACTTTGTCGAGGTCATCCGCCGGCACCTTCGCATCCCTGGTCATCTCAACACGTGA
- the trbE gene encoding conjugal transfer protein TrbE, which produces MMNLAEYRRSNTRLADFLPWAALVDEGIILNKDGSFQRTAKFRGPDLDSAVPAELVAVAGRLNNALRRLESGWAIFVEAQRHSAGAYPPNTFPDVASALVDAERRAQFEEAGAHYESSYYLTFLYLPPAEGTARAERLLYEGSNRTVDADAREVLRGFIDRTSRVLQLVEAFMPECAWLDDEATLTYLHSTVSTKRHRVRVPEIPMYLDALLADQPLTGGLEPMLGSAHLRVLTIVGFPTATTPGILDDLNRLAFAYRWSTRAIMLDKADATKLLTRIRRQWFAKRKSVAAILKEVMTNEASALLDTDAHNKALDADAALQELGSDQIGQTFVTATITVWDTDPATADEKLRLVEKVIQGRDFTCMVETVNAVEAWLGSLPGHVYANVRQPPISTLNLAHMIPLSAVWAGEARDHHFKAPPLFLAKTEGSTPFRFSLHVGDVGHTLVVGPTGAGKSVLLALMALQFRRYGESQIFAFDFGCSVRAATIAMGGDWHDIGGVLSGESAEFVELQPLAAIDEPSERAWAAEWITAILGRERVEVTPEAKDHLWSALTSLASAPIGERTLTGLCVLLQSNALKQALQPYCLGGPYGRLLDAEFERLGDAAVQVFETDGLIGTAVAPAVLSYLFHRIEARLDGRPTLLIIDEGWLALDDEGFSGQLREWLKALRKKNASVIFATQSLADIDGSAIAPVIIESCPTRILLPNDRAIEPQITAIYRRFGLNDRQIEILARATPKRDYYCQSRRGNRLFELGLGEVALAFTAASSKADQALIEQVLAEHGREDFVRGWLRARDISWATDLIPHFSELEVSK; this is translated from the coding sequence ATGATGAATCTTGCCGAATACCGCCGTTCCAATACCCGTCTTGCGGATTTTCTGCCGTGGGCGGCCCTTGTCGACGAGGGGATCATCCTGAACAAGGACGGGTCGTTCCAGCGCACGGCAAAGTTTCGGGGACCGGACCTCGACAGCGCCGTGCCGGCAGAGCTTGTTGCTGTTGCCGGGCGCCTCAACAACGCGCTGCGCCGGCTCGAATCCGGCTGGGCAATCTTTGTCGAAGCCCAGCGCCATTCGGCGGGAGCTTATCCGCCCAACACCTTTCCGGATGTCGCCTCTGCCCTGGTCGATGCGGAGCGGAGAGCACAGTTCGAAGAGGCCGGCGCCCACTACGAGTCGAGTTATTACCTGACATTTCTTTATCTGCCGCCGGCCGAGGGCACGGCAAGAGCGGAACGGCTGCTTTACGAGGGTAGCAACCGCACCGTGGATGCTGACGCACGGGAAGTTCTCCGCGGCTTCATCGACCGGACCAGTCGCGTGCTTCAGCTCGTCGAGGCGTTCATGCCCGAGTGCGCCTGGCTCGACGACGAGGCGACACTGACCTACCTGCACTCCACGGTCTCGACCAAGCGGCACCGGGTCAGGGTGCCCGAGATCCCAATGTATCTCGACGCGCTGCTTGCCGATCAACCGTTGACAGGCGGTCTCGAGCCGATGCTCGGCTCAGCGCATCTGCGAGTTCTGACCATCGTCGGGTTTCCGACGGCGACGACGCCCGGGATTCTCGACGACCTCAACCGTCTTGCCTTCGCCTATCGCTGGTCGACCCGCGCGATCATGCTCGACAAGGCGGATGCGACAAAACTTCTGACGAGGATCAGGCGGCAATGGTTCGCCAAACGCAAGTCAGTGGCCGCAATCCTGAAGGAGGTGATGACCAACGAGGCGTCTGCGCTCCTCGACACCGATGCGCATAACAAGGCGCTGGATGCCGACGCCGCACTGCAGGAACTGGGCTCGGATCAAATTGGGCAGACCTTTGTCACGGCGACAATCACGGTCTGGGACACCGATCCTGCTACCGCCGACGAGAAGCTCCGCCTCGTCGAGAAGGTGATCCAGGGGCGGGATTTCACCTGCATGGTCGAGACGGTGAATGCAGTCGAGGCCTGGCTCGGCAGCTTACCGGGACATGTCTATGCCAATGTCCGTCAGCCACCGATCTCAACGCTGAATTTGGCGCACATGATCCCACTGTCTGCGGTATGGGCTGGCGAAGCGAGGGACCACCATTTCAAGGCGCCACCGCTGTTCCTGGCCAAGACGGAAGGTTCAACGCCGTTTCGTTTTTCGCTTCATGTCGGCGATGTCGGACATACGCTGGTAGTTGGCCCGACCGGCGCCGGTAAATCGGTGCTGTTGGCGTTGATGGCATTGCAATTCCGGCGCTACGGCGAATCTCAGATTTTTGCGTTCGATTTTGGCTGTTCCGTACGTGCTGCCACGATTGCCATGGGCGGCGATTGGCATGACATCGGCGGCGTGCTCTCGGGCGAATCCGCGGAGTTCGTTGAGCTTCAGCCGCTTGCGGCAATTGACGAACCATCTGAGCGTGCTTGGGCAGCAGAGTGGATCACCGCGATCCTCGGTCGTGAAAGGGTCGAAGTCACGCCGGAAGCCAAGGATCATCTATGGTCGGCACTCACCTCGCTCGCTTCAGCACCGATCGGGGAGAGGACCCTGACGGGTCTTTGTGTTCTTCTTCAGTCCAATGCGTTGAAGCAGGCGCTGCAGCCTTATTGCCTCGGGGGGCCGTACGGCCGGCTTCTCGATGCGGAGTTCGAACGCCTTGGCGATGCCGCTGTTCAGGTCTTCGAGACCGATGGGCTGATCGGCACCGCCGTCGCGCCGGCTGTCCTTTCCTACCTGTTCCACCGTATTGAAGCACGGCTTGATGGTCGGCCAACTCTGCTCATCATCGATGAAGGATGGCTCGCGCTCGATGATGAAGGGTTTTCCGGTCAACTGCGTGAGTGGCTGAAAGCCCTTCGCAAGAAGAACGCCTCCGTCATTTTCGCCACCCAGTCGTTGGCTGATATCGATGGCTCCGCGATCGCGCCTGTTATCATCGAGAGCTGCCCCACGCGCATTTTGTTGCCGAACGACCGCGCCATCGAGCCACAAATCACGGCAATCTATCGACGCTTTGGGCTTAACGACCGGCAGATCGAGATCCTGGCGCGCGCGACGCCGAAGCGCGACTATTACTGTCAGTCGCGGCGCGGCAATCGCCTGTTCGAGCTCGGTCTCGGTGAGGTTGCCCTGGCCTTCACGGCCGCTTCCTCCAAAGCCGACCAGGCCCTTATCGAACAGGTCCTTGCCGAACATGGCCGTGAGGACTTTGTGCGCGGCTGGCTCAGGGCGCGCGACATCTCCTGGGCGACCGACCTCATCCCGCATTTCAGTGAATTGGAGGTCTCGAAATGA
- the trbJ gene encoding P-type conjugative transfer protein TrbJ, with amino-acid sequence MNRLYRLATASIIAITVAVSLRPASAQLVVFDPNNYAQNVLTAARSLQQINNQIASLQNQAQMLVNQAKNLATLPFSSLLQLEQSIQRTQQLLAQAQRIAYDVGQIDRAFSTTYAPATFSISDQALIANAQTRWQNAMAGLQDAMRTQATVVGNLNTNRTQMSALVTASQGATGALQASQAGNQLMALQAQQLADLTAVVAAHGRAQNLESAQRAAAQDQSREQLRRFLTPGQGYQPTAVRMFH; translated from the coding sequence ATGAACCGCCTTTACCGCCTCGCCACCGCCAGCATAATCGCGATCACCGTTGCCGTCAGCTTGAGGCCGGCGTCGGCGCAATTGGTCGTTTTTGATCCCAATAACTATGCACAAAACGTGCTGACAGCCGCTCGCAGCCTGCAGCAGATCAACAACCAGATCGCGTCTCTGCAGAATCAGGCGCAGATGCTCGTTAACCAGGCGAAGAACCTGGCAACGCTGCCGTTCTCGTCGTTGTTGCAACTGGAGCAATCGATCCAGCGGACCCAACAGCTTCTCGCTCAGGCCCAGCGCATCGCCTACGACGTCGGGCAGATTGATCGTGCGTTTTCAACGACCTACGCGCCGGCAACATTCAGTATCTCGGATCAGGCGTTGATCGCAAACGCGCAGACGCGTTGGCAGAACGCAATGGCGGGCCTGCAGGACGCCATGCGGACGCAGGCCACGGTCGTTGGCAATCTCAATACCAACCGTACCCAGATGTCCGCGCTTGTCACCGCGAGCCAGGGCGCGACCGGGGCGCTACAGGCGAGCCAGGCCGGCAATCAGCTCATGGCCTTGCAAGCTCAGCAGCTAGCCGACCTCACGGCGGTCGTCGCGGCTCATGGGCGCGCACAGAACCTGGAGTCTGCTCAGCGTGCCGCCGCGCAGGACCAGAGCAGGGAGCAGCTGCGCCGCTTCCTGACCCCGGGCCAGGGATATCAACCCACAGCCGTTCGGATGTTTCACTGA
- the trbK-alt gene encoding putative entry exclusion protein TrbK-alt — protein MKKLAIDRLPMIAAMVLVVLIVAACAIRLRDDENQTTSATSFDQASDPLATRLAQCRSVTSEQKEALSECRKAWAEKRRQFLRQTSPTSPESAASHGTSPLFIPSEHDRGPRLGPHDSVTQSGKE, from the coding sequence ATGAAGAAGTTAGCGATCGATAGGCTGCCGATGATCGCGGCCATGGTGCTCGTCGTCCTCATCGTCGCGGCCTGTGCAATTCGCCTGCGTGACGACGAAAACCAAACCACGTCCGCCACATCCTTCGACCAGGCGTCTGATCCGTTGGCAACAAGGCTCGCGCAGTGCCGCTCCGTGACCTCGGAGCAGAAAGAGGCTCTGTCGGAATGTCGCAAGGCTTGGGCTGAGAAACGCCGTCAATTCCTCAGGCAGACATCTCCAACGTCCCCGGAAAGCGCCGCTTCTCACGGCACATCACCATTGTTCATCCCCTCTGAGCATGACCGCGGGCCCAGGCTCGGGCCGCACGATTCAGTAACGCAGTCTGGGAAGGAGTAA